One region of Juglans regia cultivar Chandler chromosome 4, Walnut 2.0, whole genome shotgun sequence genomic DNA includes:
- the LOC108989994 gene encoding protein RETICULATA-RELATED 3, chloroplastic-like, whose protein sequence is MLVGMAHALLHLGYSAPSIPRNSQYRCNVSDYRFGTASSSFPFSSSSPYYSLNLIRAKLSEPNNFVVKSELPSSGGSVGNNGIGYGAGGGGNGGWSEGDGNDFGDSLSSGGPGIGILGLFLNGWRSRVAADPQFPFKVLMEELVGVSSSVLGDMASRPNFGLNELDFVFSTLVVGSILNFTLMYLLAPTLSSSSLNLPSIFANCPTSHMFESGAYTILNRFGTFVYKGAVFAAVGLAAGLVGTAISNGLISMRKKMDPNFVTPNKPPPMLLNALTWAIHMGINSNFRYQALNGVEFLLAKGLPPLAFKSSVVVLRCLNNVLGGMTFVILARFTGSQSVEEAKPIGGEVGSVPEKEKFIDGSENFQSNPSTCK, encoded by the coding sequence atgtTGGTGGGCATGGCTCACGCTCTGCTTCACCTTGGTTACTCTGCTCCTTCTATTCCCAGGAACTCCCAATACCGTTGCAACGTTTCCGATTACCGCTTCGGTACGGCTTCTAGTTCATTTCCCTTCTCTTCATCATCTCCATACTACTCTCTTAATCTGATCCGCGCAAAGCTCTCCGAACCCAACAACTTTGTTGTGAAATCCGAACTTCCATCTTCCGGAGGCAGCGTTGGCAACAATGGGATCGGGTACGGAGCTGGTGGCGGAGGTAATGGAGGCTGGAGCGAAGGAGATGGGAACGATTTCGGTGATTCTTTATCTTCCGGTGGGCCTGGAATTGGAATTCTGGGTCTTTTTCTAAACGGATGGAGATCGAGGGTTGCGGCCGATCCCCAATTCCCGTTCAAGGTTCTCATGGAGGAATTGGTGGGAGTCTCATCTAGTGTTCTCGGGGACATGGCATCCCGACCCAACTTCGGACTCAATGAGCTCGACTTCGTTTTCTCCACACTCGTTGTCGGATCCATACTGAACTTCACTCTTATGTATCTTTTGGCACCCACCCTGTCTTCTTCGTCCCTTAATCTCCCTTCCATCTTTGCCAATTGTCCCACGAGCCATATGTTTGAATCGGGTGCCTATACCATTCTCAATCGGTTTGGGACTTTTGTGTACAAAGGTGCAGTCTTTGCTGCTGTTGGGTTGGCTGCGGGGCTCGTGGGGACTGCCATATCAAATGGGTTGATCAGtatgaggaagaagatggaCCCCAATTTCGTGACCCCCAACAAGCCGCCTCCGATGCTTTTGAATGCGCTTACTTGGGCCATTCACATGGGTATTAACAGCAACTTCAGGTACCAAGCTTTGAACGGTGTGGAGTTCTTGCTGGCTAAGGGGCTGCCTCCTTTGGCATTCAAGTCCTCGGTGGTGGTTCTCAGATGCTTGAACAATGTTCTTGGAGGGATGACATTTGTGATACTGGCCAGGTTCACGGGGTCGCAGAGCGTCGAGGAAGCAAAGCCAATTGGAGGAGAGGTTGGGTCTGTTCCGGAGAAGGAAAAGTTTATTGATGGGTCTGAGAATTTCCAGAGCAATCCATCGACATGCAAGTGA